The genomic region CTGGTTGGCCGAAGCCTGGCTGGCAATGCGCGCTGCATTGGCCATGCCGGCGAGCGCCGCGGCGCGCTTCTGATCGTTGGCGCCGGGCTGCACCACGCCGGCCGACATGATCAGCGTCGCGGCATCCTCGGTGCTCATCTCGATCTCGATGATCTTGCTCTTCGGCACATAGAAGAAGAAGCCGGTGGTCGGGTTCGGCGCGCACGGCAGGAACACCGAGATATGCTCCTCCTCTCCGGGGAAGCTGGCGGCGAGCTCGGTGCTCGGCGCCTGCGAGATCAGCACGATCGACCACATGCCGGGCGAGGGAAACTCGACCAGGCCGACGCGGCGGAAGCTCGAGCCGTTGCCGGAGAACAGCGTTTCGAACACCTGCTTCAGGCCGCGATAGATCGCGCGCACCGCAGGGATGCGGCCAAGCAGCCGTTCGCCGAGATCGACCAGGGTTCGCCCGATCAGGTTGGCGGTGAGGAAGCCGAGCAGCGTCAGCGCGATGACCGCGACGATCAGGCCGGAACCCGGCAGTCCGAACGGCAGATAGGTTTCCGGCCGGTAGGCCGTGGGCACGAACGGGCGGACCAGATTGTCGACCCAGTTCACGAACCACCAGGTCAGATACAGGGTGATCGCAACCGGCCCGGCCACCACGAGGCCGGTGAGGAAATAGTTGCGAAACCGCGCCATCAGCCCGCGCGGGGCATCCGGGGGCAATTCACCGGTCGAGGCGGGAGGCACTTGGTTGGAGGTCATTGCGGTTCCAAGGTCGTCGAAGCGGCGTCGGAGCGGCCGTAGTCCATCACCCAGCTAAGCCATTCTAGCAGCTTTTTGAAGGGCCGCGTGAAGCCGCGGCTTGCGACTATTCGACCGTGACCGATTTGGCCAGATTCCGGGGCTGATCGACGTCGGTGCCCATCACGACAGCGGTATGATAGGCGAGCAGCTGCACCGGAACGGCGTAGACGATCGGCGCGAAGGTCGCCCCCATGTCCGGCATCACGATCGTCACCAGCGACTGGATGGTCGCCTCCGCCGCGCCCTTGGCGTCGGTCATCAGGATGATCTTGCCGCCGCGGGCGGCGACCTCCTGCATGTTGGAGACGGTCTTCTCGAACACCTTGTCGTAGGGCGCGATCACCACGACTGGCATGTGCTCGTCGATCAGCGCGATCGGCCCGTGCTTGAGCTCGCCGGCGGCGTAGCCCTCGGCGTGGATGTAGGAGATTTCCTTCAGCTTCAGCGCACCTTCCAGCGCCAGCGGATAGCTGGTGCCGCGGCCGAGATAGAGCACGTCGCGCGACTTCGAGATCTCGCGCGCCAGCTTCTCGATCTGCACTTCGGTGGTAAGCGCTTCCGACATCAGGCGCGGGATCTCGACCAGGCCATGCACCAGCTTGGCCTCGTCAGCATCGGACAGCTCGCCGCGCGCCTTGCCGGCGGCGACCGCGAGCGAGGCCAGCACCATCAGCTGGCAGGTGAACGCCTTGGTCGAGGCGACGCCGATCTCGGGGCCGGCGAGCGTCTGCAGCACGGTCTCGCTCTCGCGCGCGATCGTCGAGGTCGGCACGTTGACGACCGAGAGCGTGTGCGCGCCCTGCGCCTTGGCGTAGCGCAGCGCCGCCAGCGTGTCGGCGGTCTCGCCCGACTGCGAGATGAAGATCGCAAGGTCGCCCTTGCGCAAGGGAGCCTCGCGGTAGCGGAATTCGGAGGCGACATCGAGCTCGACCGGCAGCCGCGCCAGCCGCTCCAGCCAGTATTTCGCGACGAAGCCGGCATAGCTCGCGGTGCCGCAGGCCGTGATCGAGATGCGCTGGATATCCTTGAAGTCGAACGGCAGTTTCACCGGCATGGTGACGCGCTCGGTCGCCATGTCGACGTAACGCGCGAGCGTGTGCCCGACCACTTCCGGCTGCTCGTGGATCTCCTTCGCCATGAAGTGACGATAGTTCGCCTTGTCGACCAGCGCCGTCGCCGTCGTGTGCTTGATCGCCTCGCGGTGGACGATGGCATTGTCCTTGTCGAAGATCGTGGCGCCCTTGCGGTTCAGCACCACCCAGTCGCCGTCCTCGAGATAGCTGATCGTGTCGGTGAATGGCCCGAGCGCGATCGCATCGGAGCCGAGATACATCTCGCCCTCGCCATGGCCGACCGCGAGCGGCGGGCCGTTGCGCGCGCCGATCATCAGATCGTCCTCGCCCGCGAAGATGAAGCCGAGCGCGAACGCGCCGCGCAGCTGCGACAGCACTGCCCTCACCGCCTCGATCGGCTTGACGCCGCCCTTCAGCAGATTGTCGACCAGATGCACCACGACCTCGGTGTCGGTCTCGGTCGAGAACGCCGCGCCCTTGGCCTCGAGCTCCTCGCGCAGCTCGCGGAAATTCTCGATGATGCCGTTATGCACCACGGCGACGCGCTCGGTGGCATGGGGATGTGCGTTGTTCTCGGTCGGTCGCCCGTGCGTGGCCCAGCGGGTGTGGCCGATGCCGGTATGGCCGCCGAGCGGCTTAGCCTCGAGCCGGGCTTCGAGGTTCTTCAGCTTGCCCTCGGCGCGGCGCCGCGCCAGGCCACCATTCTCCAGCGTGGCAACACCGGCGGAATCATAGCCGCGATATTCCAGCCGCTTGAGCGAATCCACCAATTGCTCCGCGACCGGAGCGCGTCCAAGAATGCCGACGATGCCGCACATGCGGTTCAATGTCCCCAAAAATCGCCGAAAATTTGCCAAAGCGGCGACACGGTCCCTTAACGGGAATCGCCGGCCGCAAGATACTCAATAATTATTGCCGATTGCGACAGTCTTAAACGGCAAGGTTGATGCGAAAGGCTGGTTAATCGGGGCTAACCATTTTGGCAAGAGCGCGTCAGCGGGGACCCGTCGGCGCGGGCCACGGTTTCGCCTCCCAAATCGTGGTCCATTCCTGACCCGCGCCGCACGCAGGCGCACTGACCTCGACGCGAACCACGACAAAGCTTTCGCGACTGGTCGCGTCCAGCCGATAGACATGCCGCAGGTGTGGGCTGGGACACAGGTCCGATCCGGTTTCGGCCTGAAACAAGCCGGCCTCCTCCCTCCATGTGATGAAACCCGGAGTGTCCGTCGTACCGAAGCCGTCCAGCGCGACGTACGGAAATTCCATTGGCTTTGGTCTGATGACGTCGGAAAGATCGAACGCGCGATGCGATCCGGTCACGGAAAGGCGACAGAACATCAGGGCGAGACGATGCCCGGCCACTTTCATGAAGCGAACCGGCAACTTTTCGATGTCATTCCTGTATTTGCAGCCGGATTGCTCGGCCGCAAGCGCGAGCATCCTTGGCACCAGGGCCGGATCGGAAATTTCAAAGTCCGTGCGTCCATTGGCAAGGCTGCTCCATTCGCGAAGCGCCTCGCGTCGTGCATTGATGCTCGAAGTTTCGTCGCCGCGCGCGACCGACACGAGCGACGGACCGGCCGTGAGAAGACCTCCGAGCAGCACCTTGATCAATCCAGCGATCAGCCGCGCGCTCACGGTTCCCATCCCCGGCCACGCAGCCAGACGTCGCGGCAGGTAACCAGCATGCCGTGCAGTCCGTTCTTGAGGAAAAACAGATAGAGCGCGAACAGCGGCACGAAGCTGAGCCGATCGCCGCCCCAGGAAACGAACTCGGGTTGGTCGTGCGTCTTCCGGGATAGCACCGCCAGCTGTCCGGTCTCGGCCCATTGGTAGAGTCGTGCCGCGCTGAAGTACGTCACCAGGCTGCAAAAGACTCCAATCAAAACGGTCGCAGCAAGTTTGCGCATGACGTGTTGTGCCTCGTCGCCTCCTAAGAGCGATGAAACCGCAGACGGCAAACGCCGCTAGCCGCATCAATACGTCATTAACGCCTTTCGGCGAGGCCAGCCGACGCCGGAGGTAGTCGGCGCTCCCAGAAGGTGATTGGCGGCACGCTATGGCGGCGCATCCTCGGCGCGCGGTAGAGACGCACCTACGATCCCTGACCGGCGCGCGGCGATCCGGTCAACCTCCCCAAATCACTGAAAATTTGCCGGCTCCGCGACACCCTCCCTTAACGAAGCATCGCCGGTCGCGCCGCAACATCTTCGCCGCAACCGGGCCCGGGCCAGAAAATGACATGGCGAACTGCCAACATCGGCCCCACGGAGATCGCGAAAGCCAATCACGCAGAAAGGTCGCCAATGACTGATGTCGCAGCTTCCGGCACGCCCACCTTCGAGGTCGAAACCGACGCGTCCAGGCGCTACTGGCACAACGGGAGCCACAACACGCTGCCGCCGCCGGACATGATGGGCGCTTACATGCGCAACCGTCCCGTGTCGAAACAGCCGGTCGAAGCCCGCAAGGCCTGGATCATCGGCAGCGGCATCGCGGGACTGGCCGCGGCCTTCTACATGATCCGCGACGGCGGCATGAAGGGCGACGACATCACCATTCTCGACACCATGCACATCGAGGGCGGCTCGCTCGACGGCGCCGGTGATCCCGAGATCGGCTACATCATTCGCGGCGGTCGCGAGATGAACTGGAACTACGACAATCTCTGGGACATGTTCCAGGACGTCCAGGCGCTGGAATTGCCCGAGGGTTACAGCGTTCTCGACGAATACCGGCTCGTCAACGACAACGATCCGAACTTCTCCAAGGCGCGGCTGATGCACAAGCGCGGCCAGATCCGCGACTTCTCGACGCTCGGCCTGTCGAAGCCGCAGCAATGGGAATTGATCCGCCTGCTGCTGAAGCGCAAGGAGGATCTCGACGACATCACCATCGAGCAGTACTTCAGCCCGGGCTTCCTCGAGACCAACTTCTGGTTCCTCTGGCGCTCGATGTTCGCCTTCGAGAACTGGCAGAGCCTGCTCGAAATGAAGCTCTACATGCATCGCTTCCTCGATGCGATCGACGGGCTGACCGACATGTCGGCGCTGGTATTTCCGAAATACAACCAGTTCGACAGCTTCGTCCGTCCGCTGGTGACGCATCTGCGCGAGCGTGGCGTCAAGGTGCAGTTCGATACCCGCGTCCACGATCTCGACATCAAGACCGACGGCGATGCCCGCACGGTCACCGCGATCCACGCCAAGGTGGGCGGCGCCGACACCACCATTCCGGTCGGTCCGAAAGATCTGGTCTTCGCGCTCACGGGATCGATGACCGAGGGCACCGCTTATGGCGACATGGACCACGCCCCCGTTCTTCAGCGCGGCAAGCATGATCCGGGTGAGGCCAGCGACTGGACGCTGTGGACGAACCTGGCGAAGAAATCGCCGATCTTCGGCAAGCCCGAGAAGTTCTACGGCAATGTCGACAAGTCGATGTGGGAGTCGGTCACGCTCACCTGCAAGCCGTCGCCCTTCGTCGACCGGCTGAAGGAGCTTTCGGTCAACGATCCCTATTCCGGCAAGACGGTCACCGGCGGGATCATCACCTTCACCGACTCCAATTGGGTGCTCAGCTTCACCTGCAACCGGCAGCCGCACTTTCCGACCCAGCCGAAGGACGTCCTGGTGGTCTGGGTCTATGCATTGCTGATGGACAAGGAGGGCAACTACATCAAGAAGCCGATGCCGGCCTGCACCGGCCGCGAGATTCTGGCCGAGCTCTGCTACCACCTCGGCATCGAGGACAAGCTGGATGCGGTGGTGGCGAACACCAAGGCCCGCCTCGCCTTGATGCCCTACATCACCGCGATGTTCATGCCCCGCGCGGCGGGCGACCGGCCGCATCCCGTCCCCGCGGGCTGCACCAATCTGGGCCTGATGGGCCAGTTCGTGGAAACATCGAATGACATCATCTTCACGATGGACAGCTCGGTCCGCACCGCGCGGGTCGCGGTGTACACGCTGCTCAAACTCGCCAAGCAGGTGCCGGACATCAGCCCCACGCAATATGATATCCGGACCATCCTGAAGGGCGCCCGTGCCTTGAACAACAACGAACCGTTCCCGGGCGAACGCCTGCTGCACCGGCTGCTCGACAAGACCTACTACGCCCACATTCTCCCGCCACTGCCCGAGCCCGATTCCACGCGGCGCGGCAGTGCCGAGCGCGAGCTGGCGGGACTTCTCGGCAAGGGCGATCAGGCGCTCGGCGCCATCATCGGCTGGCTGGAACGGATTCGAGAGAGCATCTCGACCCGCAAGGGCTAGAGCACGGTCCGGGAAAGTGCGATGCGGATTTCCGAAAAGATCATGCTTTGACGATGGTCCGAACGGCGACGGCGGCTCAACCGGATCTCATCGCGCTGTAGCGCGTCGAGCCATCAGCGTGTCGCGCCGGCGTTGATCGCAACGCCGACGTCGATCCCTGCCGGACGCCCTAATGCTCAACCCGATAGAGCCGCCATCGCTCCGGCACGCCCTTGAGCTGGTGCGCGCCGCGGTCCTTGAAGCGGATTTCGGACTTTGACATCAGGTCCTTGACGGCGCTCGAGACCAGCACTTCGCCGGCCCGCGCTTTCGCTGCGACGCGCGCGCCGATGTGAAACGCAAGACCGATCACCTCCGCCCCACTCACCTGGTATTCGCCCGCGTGCAGTCCGACCCTGATCTCCAGCCCCAGCGTTCGCACGGACTCGCGGATTGCGGTCGCGCAACGGATCCCGGCTGCCGGCGCGCGGAACGTCGCCAGCACCCCGTCCCCCGTCGTCACGACTTCCTTCCCCCGCAAGGCCTTCAGCTCCCTGCGCACAGCGACGTAGTAGTGATTCATCACCGTCGCCCAGCGCGTGTCGCCGAGCCGCGCGGCCTTTTCGGTGGATCGGACGATATCGACATAGAGGATCGTGGCGAGCGCCTGTTTGAGCTGCGAGTCCCGGTCGACGGTTCGGCGCCGGTTCGCGATATTCCCAGCCAGCGGTTCATAGCGATGGCTGCGTCGCCGCGCGATGGCGGCCTTGGTGTAATCCTGGGCGCGCTGCACCGTGCGGCAGCGAATGGTTTTTTCCTGCGGTGGAAACGTCCAGTAGACCTTTCGCCCGTCGCCCGCGCCATCAACCTGCACGGCGCCCCATTTCAGGAAAACCGTCGAGCCGGCCCGTCGAATGCACCATGCCTTCGACGTGTATCCGGAAACGTTCGACTGATGGACTCCGATGCGAAGGAATTTTGGCATGAGCGTCCGGCCGATCGAAGAAGCGTTTGGCAGCCTACCCAGGGTAAAGCGTAGCCATACATTCCTGCGTTGGCAACGGTGCAGGTTTTCGGACTATCGAGAATGCCGGACCGCGATGTCCGCGTAGAGTCCCGCACGCGGACAAAGGATTGTATAAGGCAGCACCAGCTCTTCGTCAGCTCCGATAGTCGCGGCCCTGACCGTTCGAACCGGCGTCGGCATCGACAGCCAGAATTGCCGCGTCCTGCACTTGCGCTATCGGCAGATCTGCATCTCGGAATCGCGCGGGGGTCAACCGGCTGCGGTCGACCGTCACGCCGAAGATGTCGAAGCGGTTGTAGTAGCCGACCACGTCGTGAAACTGTTTCGGCTCGACGCAGCGATTGAGATCGATCTCCGCGTAGGCGATCCCCTCCTCGTCCTGCAATCCATCGCCGAAGACGCTGCCCGTCGGATCGACGAAGAAGCTCGCCGCACGTGGTGTCTGGTCGATCACGTCTGCGATCGTTCGATCGCGTTCAATGAGGAAGGCGCGCAGCGCCTGGTCCATGTAGCCGGCGGTGACGATCCCGAATACCTTGGCTTCGAAGCAATGGGCGCTGGCCCGGATGCGGTTGGCGGCCACGTTGTCGAAATTGCCGCCGCCGGCCGGGCGCCGGGTGGGCCACATCGGCGGCCAGCTCGAAATGTGGACCTGCTCGCCCTGCGCCATCAGCGCGAAGCGGGCCAATGGATTGGTATTCTCGCCGCAGATCAACCCGCCGATCCGGCCCTGCCGCGTCTCCGCGACCTTAAGGCCCGCACCATCCCCGGACGACCACACCAGCTTCTCATAGAAGGTCGGAACCAGCTTGCGGTGATGGATGAGAATTTCTCCGGTCTCGCCGATCAGCAGGTTCGAGTTCCACAGCCCCCCGACGCTGACGGCCGAGCGCTCGCTGATGCCGATCGAGACCGTGACGCCGAGGGCGCGCGCCTCGGCGCAAAGCCGCGCCACTTCCGGTCCGTCCGCCAGCACGGATTGCTCCGCCATGCGCACGAACAGATCGTGGTTGTCGATTGGAGGCCACAGCGCGGCCCAGACCGGAAAGGCGGGAATATAGGTTTCGGGAAACGCGATCAGCTCGGCGCCGGCCCTGGCCGCCTCGCGAATGATGGCGATCGCCTTTTCGGTGGTCGCCCAGCTGTCGAGGAAGACGGGCGCGGCGTGGACGGCAGCAGCCTTGAAACGAGGAAGCATGTCGAAAATCCCGGCTAGGACTAGGGGAGCGAAGCGGTATCATCCCTGCCTTGCCGGCGTGCATGGGAATTGTCGCAAGGTCGCTTGCGAAGGATCGGAACCGCCACGCGCTGGAACGGGAATTGCTTTGCTGACAAGGGCCGCAATTTCAACGGCCGCAACCGGGAGGCAGGTGATGTTCGACACGATCAACTGGGACGATCTGCGGGTGTTTCTCTGCGCCGCCCGCGCCGGCAATCTCAGCCAGACCGCGAAACGGCTGCGGCTCGACCATTCCACCGTCAGCCGGCGCATCGCCCAAATGGAAGCTTCCCTCGGGGTGGCGGTGTTCGAACGCCACCGCACCGGGCTCAAGCTGAACGAGGTCGGCGAGCGGTTGCTGCGTCATGCCGAGCGGGTCGAGAGCGCGGTGATCGCCATCCGCGAGGAGGCCAGCGCCAGCGACACCCAGGAGCTCGTCGGGACCGTGCGGCTCGCCACCATGGAGGGGATCGCCTCGCTCTATCTGGCGCAACGCTTTGCCAAGCTGCGGCGCACCGCGCCACAGCTCACCGTCGAACTCGTCACGTCCGCCCAGACGGTCTACGTCCATAAGCGCGAGGCCGACCTGTTCGTGTCCTTCTTCCGGCCACCCGGTCCGGGCCTGATCTCGGAGCGCATCGGCAAGTTTCGACTCGGGCTATTCGCGAGCCACGACTATCTCGACAACCATGGGATGCCCGCAAGCCTGCGCGACCTGCAGGATCATTGGTTCGTGTCCTATATCGAGGATCTGATCCAGGTCGATTCGGTGCGCTGGCTCGCCGACGTCATCGAAGAGCCGAAAATCGCCTTCCACTCCAACAGCATGATCGCGCAGATGAACGCCGCGGCGGGCGGCCTCGGCATCGTGATGCTGCCGAGCTTTGCCACACGGGACCGGCCCGACCTGATACCCGTGCTGCCCACTCTCGCCGGCACCGTTCGCGAGGTCTGGCTCAACGTCCACAGCGATCTGCAATTCGCCCCGCGCATCCGCGCCGTCCGCGCTTTCCTGAAAAACACCCTGAAGCAGGACCCCGACATGCAGGTCACGCTGGCCGATGTCGTGCCGCAGCCGCGCACAGCAGATTGCAAAAATCCATAATTCCCTTCCGTCAGACCCCGGCTGAAGCTCGTCCGATTGGCGCAAGCAGAGCGCGCTGAAGTTTTGAGGGGGCCGATATGAACGTGGTTATTCCCGGCAATGCCGATCCGGCGCCGAGCGGCGGCGCATTGGCCAAGAAAGCGGCCGAGCAACTGGCCAGGAAGCGGCTGACCGTCGCGCTCGTTCTGAGCGTTGCGATGATCGCGATCTATTTCGGCTTCATGGGGCTTTTCGCGTTCGACAAACCGCTGCTCGGCACCATCCTGATGCCCGGCCTGTCGCTTTGCATCGTGCTCGGCCCGCTCGTCATCATCTCCTCCTTCGTGCTCTGCCTGGTCTACGTACTGTGGGCGAACCGGGTGTTCGACGCAGGCGTTCGCGAGCTTCGCTAAGGGGACAGGCAAATGGGCAGCAGCACGCTTTCGATCGGGTTCTTCTTCGCCTTCATGGCGTTGACGCTGGCGATCACCTATTGGGCTGCGCGGCGGACGCGCACCACCGAGCACTTCTTTGCCGCCGGCGGCCAGGTCACGCCGTGGCAGAACGGCTGGGCACTCGCGGGAGACTTCCTGAGCGCCGCGGCCCTGCTCGGAATTGCCGGCATCGTCACCTCGAACGGCTTCGACGGCATGATCTATTCGATCGGGTGGCTGGTCGGCTGGCCGATCATTCTGTTCCTGATCGTCGAACCATTGCGCAATGTCGGCCGTTTCACCTTCGCCGACGTCGTGGCCTATCGCCTGCGCCAGCGCCCGGTGCGCCTCGCCGGCGCCATCGGTACACTTGCCGTGATCCTGTTCTACCTGATCGCGCAGATGGTCGCGACAGGATCGCTGATCAAGCTGCTGTTCGGCCTGCCCTACACCTGGTCGGTCATCGTCGTCGGCAGTGTGATGCTGGTCTATGTGCTGTTCGGCGGCATGTTGGCGACGACCTGGGTGCAGGTGGTCAAGGCCGTGCTGTTGATGGGCGGCGGCATCCTGCTCGCCTTCCTCGTGTTGACCCATTTCGACATGAATCCGCTGAAGCTGTTCGCCGCGGCGTCCGAGAAATACGGCACCAAGGTGCTGCAGCCGGGATCGAAGGTGGTCTCGGGTCAATGGGATGCCATCTCGCTCGGGCTCGGCCTGATGTTCGGAACCGCCGCGATGCCGCATGTGCTGATGCGGGCCTATACGGTGAAGGATTCCAAGGCCGCACGGCTGTCGATCCTCTATGCCACCGGCCTGATCGGCGTGTTTCATCTCATGGTCTTCATCATCGGCTTCGGCGCCATGGTGCTGGTCGGCCCCGAGGCGGTGGCCAAGGCCGGAGGCGGCGGCAACATGGCAGCGCCCCTGCTCGCACTCACCGTCGGCGGCAATGCGTTCTTCGGCTTCATCTGTGCGGTCGCGTTCGCGACCATGCTCGCGGTCGTCGCGGGGTTGACGCTGTCGGGCGTCGCCACGCTCTGCCACGACGTCTGGACCAATGTGATCCGCAACGGCACCGCTTCGGAGACCGAGCAGCTCAAGGTCGCGCGGGTCGCGACTGTTCTGATTTCCATCCTCGCCATCGGCCTGGGCATCGCGTTCGAGGGCCAGAATGTCGCCTTCATGGCGGGACTTGCGTTCTCGATC from Bradyrhizobium elkanii USDA 76 harbors:
- a CDS encoding DUF502 domain-containing protein, whose amino-acid sequence is MTSNQVPPASTGELPPDAPRGLMARFRNYFLTGLVVAGPVAITLYLTWWFVNWVDNLVRPFVPTAYRPETYLPFGLPGSGLIVAVIALTLLGFLTANLIGRTLVDLGERLLGRIPAVRAIYRGLKQVFETLFSGNGSSFRRVGLVEFPSPGMWSIVLISQAPSTELAASFPGEEEHISVFLPCAPNPTTGFFFYVPKSKIIEIEMSTEDAATLIMSAGVVQPGANDQKRAAALAGMANAARIASQASANQASLQPATQPAPAKVE
- the glmS gene encoding glutamine--fructose-6-phosphate transaminase (isomerizing) codes for the protein MCGIVGILGRAPVAEQLVDSLKRLEYRGYDSAGVATLENGGLARRRAEGKLKNLEARLEAKPLGGHTGIGHTRWATHGRPTENNAHPHATERVAVVHNGIIENFRELREELEAKGAAFSTETDTEVVVHLVDNLLKGGVKPIEAVRAVLSQLRGAFALGFIFAGEDDLMIGARNGPPLAVGHGEGEMYLGSDAIALGPFTDTISYLEDGDWVVLNRKGATIFDKDNAIVHREAIKHTTATALVDKANYRHFMAKEIHEQPEVVGHTLARYVDMATERVTMPVKLPFDFKDIQRISITACGTASYAGFVAKYWLERLARLPVELDVASEFRYREAPLRKGDLAIFISQSGETADTLAALRYAKAQGAHTLSVVNVPTSTIARESETVLQTLAGPEIGVASTKAFTCQLMVLASLAVAAGKARGELSDADEAKLVHGLVEIPRLMSEALTTEVQIEKLAREISKSRDVLYLGRGTSYPLALEGALKLKEISYIHAEGYAAGELKHGPIALIDEHMPVVVIAPYDKVFEKTVSNMQEVAARGGKIILMTDAKGAAEATIQSLVTIVMPDMGATFAPIVYAVPVQLLAYHTAVVMGTDVDQPRNLAKSVTVE
- a CDS encoding oleate hydratase codes for the protein MTDVAASGTPTFEVETDASRRYWHNGSHNTLPPPDMMGAYMRNRPVSKQPVEARKAWIIGSGIAGLAAAFYMIRDGGMKGDDITILDTMHIEGGSLDGAGDPEIGYIIRGGREMNWNYDNLWDMFQDVQALELPEGYSVLDEYRLVNDNDPNFSKARLMHKRGQIRDFSTLGLSKPQQWELIRLLLKRKEDLDDITIEQYFSPGFLETNFWFLWRSMFAFENWQSLLEMKLYMHRFLDAIDGLTDMSALVFPKYNQFDSFVRPLVTHLRERGVKVQFDTRVHDLDIKTDGDARTVTAIHAKVGGADTTIPVGPKDLVFALTGSMTEGTAYGDMDHAPVLQRGKHDPGEASDWTLWTNLAKKSPIFGKPEKFYGNVDKSMWESVTLTCKPSPFVDRLKELSVNDPYSGKTVTGGIITFTDSNWVLSFTCNRQPHFPTQPKDVLVVWVYALLMDKEGNYIKKPMPACTGREILAELCYHLGIEDKLDAVVANTKARLALMPYITAMFMPRAAGDRPHPVPAGCTNLGLMGQFVETSNDIIFTMDSSVRTARVAVYTLLKLAKQVPDISPTQYDIRTILKGARALNNNEPFPGERLLHRLLDKTYYAHILPPLPEPDSTRRGSAERELAGLLGKGDQALGAIIGWLERIRESISTRKG
- a CDS encoding adenylate/guanylate cyclase domain-containing protein, whose translation is MPKFLRIGVHQSNVSGYTSKAWCIRRAGSTVFLKWGAVQVDGAGDGRKVYWTFPPQEKTIRCRTVQRAQDYTKAAIARRRSHRYEPLAGNIANRRRTVDRDSQLKQALATILYVDIVRSTEKAARLGDTRWATVMNHYYVAVRRELKALRGKEVVTTGDGVLATFRAPAAGIRCATAIRESVRTLGLEIRVGLHAGEYQVSGAEVIGLAFHIGARVAAKARAGEVLVSSAVKDLMSKSEIRFKDRGAHQLKGVPERWRLYRVEH
- a CDS encoding carbon-nitrogen hydrolase family protein; translated protein: MLPRFKAAAVHAAPVFLDSWATTEKAIAIIREAARAGAELIAFPETYIPAFPVWAALWPPIDNHDLFVRMAEQSVLADGPEVARLCAEARALGVTVSIGISERSAVSVGGLWNSNLLIGETGEILIHHRKLVPTFYEKLVWSSGDGAGLKVAETRQGRIGGLICGENTNPLARFALMAQGEQVHISSWPPMWPTRRPAGGGNFDNVAANRIRASAHCFEAKVFGIVTAGYMDQALRAFLIERDRTIADVIDQTPRAASFFVDPTGSVFGDGLQDEEGIAYAEIDLNRCVEPKQFHDVVGYYNRFDIFGVTVDRSRLTPARFRDADLPIAQVQDAAILAVDADAGSNGQGRDYRS
- a CDS encoding LysR family transcriptional regulator → MFDTINWDDLRVFLCAARAGNLSQTAKRLRLDHSTVSRRIAQMEASLGVAVFERHRTGLKLNEVGERLLRHAERVESAVIAIREEASASDTQELVGTVRLATMEGIASLYLAQRFAKLRRTAPQLTVELVTSAQTVYVHKREADLFVSFFRPPGPGLISERIGKFRLGLFASHDYLDNHGMPASLRDLQDHWFVSYIEDLIQVDSVRWLADVIEEPKIAFHSNSMIAQMNAAAGGLGIVMLPSFATRDRPDLIPVLPTLAGTVREVWLNVHSDLQFAPRIRAVRAFLKNTLKQDPDMQVTLADVVPQPRTADCKNP
- a CDS encoding DUF485 domain-containing protein, whose translation is MNVVIPGNADPAPSGGALAKKAAEQLARKRLTVALVLSVAMIAIYFGFMGLFAFDKPLLGTILMPGLSLCIVLGPLVIISSFVLCLVYVLWANRVFDAGVRELR
- a CDS encoding solute symporter family protein — encoded protein: MGSSTLSIGFFFAFMALTLAITYWAARRTRTTEHFFAAGGQVTPWQNGWALAGDFLSAAALLGIAGIVTSNGFDGMIYSIGWLVGWPIILFLIVEPLRNVGRFTFADVVAYRLRQRPVRLAGAIGTLAVILFYLIAQMVATGSLIKLLFGLPYTWSVIVVGSVMLVYVLFGGMLATTWVQVVKAVLLMGGGILLAFLVLTHFDMNPLKLFAAASEKYGTKVLQPGSKVVSGQWDAISLGLGLMFGTAAMPHVLMRAYTVKDSKAARLSILYATGLIGVFHLMVFIIGFGAMVLVGPEAVAKAGGGGNMAAPLLALTVGGNAFFGFICAVAFATMLAVVAGLTLSGVATLCHDVWTNVIRNGTASETEQLKVARVATVLISILAIGLGIAFEGQNVAFMAGLAFSIACAANFPSLVLAITWRHFTTPAAVASILVGTLSSLVLIYLSPTIQVDILGKPLAAVEHQWWFVSLRNPAIISMPLSFAVAILLSLVTREKNASLAFDEMQRRILLGPVQPKTDEPRQAKNAA